DNA sequence from the Streptomyces cinnabarinus genome:
CGCGAACGTGGCCGCACCGGTGGCCACGGCCGACCCGCCGGCGACTCGGTCCTGGCTTCAGGCGTGCCGCGTCTGCGGCGTGGTGAGGCCGTACGCGAATTCGTGGGTGCGGGTCTTGCCGACCAGCACCGCGCCTGGTCTGTCAGCTGTGCGGCGACCGTGCTGTCCCTGTCCGCCCGGACCTGGGAACCGGCTGTGGTTGCCACTCCTTCGGTGTCTATCAGGTCCTTGAGACCCATCGGGATGCCGTGGAGCGGGCCCGTGAAGCGTCCTGCCGCGGCCGTGCGCTCCGCCTCTTGCGCAGCAAGGCGGGCGCGCTCGGCGATCACCGTGCCGTATGCCTGCAGACGCGGCTCCGTCTCCTCGATCCGGCCCAGGACGGAGTCGACCAGTTCGACGGGCGACAACTGCCGTGCCCGGATGCGCTGGGCAGGCACCGGCCGCAGCTGGCAGCCGTACTGGAACGGCGGCAGGCCGCACGAGGGCCCAGTGGTGCGCGCCGTTCAGAGGAATGCTTCCAGGCCGTACTGGAACGGCACGGTCGGTCTGGCCTCTCGGGCACGACCCGCCCGCAGAACCGGCCGTGGTGCCACTCACCGGCATGGCGCCAAGCCGGGTGGCCGCGGTGTGGAACGAAGGTAGCGCCAACCCGCTGATCCGAGCCTGCATCGAGCACGCGACAGCCGCGTGCGGCCGCTGAAAACGGCAATGGTGCTGCCGCAGCTCGTGAAGGAATTGAAGTGACAATCAGTTCAGGGCGTCAGCAACGAGTTCCCGCGTGAGGGCGCAACTGCCCGCCAACGCGGCATGATCGAACGTGTACGCTCCAAGGCATCCCCGGACAGCCCAGACACGCCTGTGACGGGGCGGCGAGACAGGGTGCGCCGACCACGTGACACCCGCCTCGAACCACGGCTGAGGAGCAGTGATGACCAACCCCTCCACTCCTTACCCGACCACGGTGAGTGAAGGACGCCTCAGCTACGCGGTCTTCCAGCTCGCCCGGGCCCATCGCGGTTATGCGGCGGCAATGCTACGTGACATGGACCTGTACCCCGGTCAGGAACTGCTGCTGATGCAGCTGTTCGACAGGGACGGGCAGACGCAGTCGGAACTCCTGGAAAGCGTTGGCCTGGACCATTCGACCGTGTCCAAGGCGTTGCGGCGTATGCAGGAAGCCGGATTGCTCACAC
Encoded proteins:
- a CDS encoding MarR family winged helix-turn-helix transcriptional regulator — encoded protein: MTNPSTPYPTTVSEGRLSYAVFQLARAHRGYAAAMLRDMDLYPGQELLLMQLFDRDGQTQSELLESVGLDHSTVSKALRRMQEAGLLTRERAEHDQRVLVVWLTDKGRSLREPIAAMWAALEETSVRHLNADQIESFINAAQAIEKAIVSRNRAAHPAE